A portion of the Ricinus communis isolate WT05 ecotype wild-type chromosome 10, ASM1957865v1, whole genome shotgun sequence genome contains these proteins:
- the LOC8258637 gene encoding uncharacterized protein LOC8258637 — protein MRCFLACFNSSKHTKQRHLMNPAAGPAEDDLHKDGVNEVLQLDFTIAKQQVIEEPLIIIDPITIEPKEKLEEQLSNNEKKKVSFDLNARVYEALSAEEATNTILVQNNVKKESENKEEEEEASNESKSISNLISSNGTSYPPNHRYQNYTEEECEDIDLQDSHFDGGSEHMGSDSQFLVQEESSESLFSLSIDSRKQVYEAEVGEKEVTSPMPKCGSSREELKAIGSNQNAQFRNQNVDSVLNSVENLPQRKAIKARAILLPDHLDKENIDVEQNFGAHMSPEPSFKVLTNNSKADVDQKKLSGQEIAVDTSLSSWLGESATTPLSKGSANSIGNSPSQRTIPPKIHEAGPILGELTVKELEQVSVSTSPRRARSKTPESPVIGTIGSYWSHTGQTIDSDSGSSSSKGMSNTTKENGEDERRKWNCEPLEARLDRIVAQVLTRSDRVTAL, from the exons ATGAGGTGCTTTTTGGCTTGTTTTAATTCTTCTAAGCATACAAAACAAAGGCATTTGATGAATCCTGCAGCAGGTCCTGCTGAAGATGACCTCCAT AAAGATGGAGTTAATGAAGTTCTACAACTTGATTTCACCATTGCAAAGCAACAAGTCATTGAAGAACCTCTTATTATTATCGACCCCATTACTATAGAGCCAAA AGAGAAGCTTGAGGAACAATTGAGcaataatgagaaaaagaaggtGAGCTTCGACTTGAATGCAAGGGTGTATGAGGCTTTATCTGCAGAGGAAGCTACTAATACCATTCTAGTACAAAACAATGTGAAGAAAGAGAGtgaaaacaaagaagaagaagaagaagcttcaAATGAAAGCAAATCAATTTCtaatttgatttcatcaaATGGAACATCTTATCCTCCAAACCACAGATATCAGAATTATACTGAAGAAGAGTGTGAAGATATAGACTTACAAGATAGTCATTTTGATGGTGGCAGTGAGCATATGGGTAGTGATAGTCAGTTTTTGGTTCAAGAAGAGTCATCTGAATCACTGTTTTCATTGTCAATTGATTCAAGAAAACAAGTTTATGAAGCTGAAGTGGGTGAAAAGGAGGTCACTAGTCCAATGCCAAAATGTGGTTCATCTCGTGAGGAACTTAAGGCAATTGGGTCTAATCAGAATGCTCAATTTAGGAATCAGAATGTTGATTCTGTGTTGAATTCAGTAGAAAATCTGCCTCAACGGAAAGCAATCAAAGCCAGAGCAATCTTACTGCCGGACCATCTAGACAAGGAGAACATCGATGTAGAGCAAAATTTTGGTGCACACATGAGTCCAGAGCCTAGTTTTAAGGTATTGACTAACAATTCAAAAGCAGATGTTGATCAGAAGAAGCTATCGGGTCAAGAAATTGCAGTGGATACTAGCCTATCTAGTTGGTTAGGTGAGTCTGCAACAACACCCTTGTCAAAGGGCAGTGCTAATTCTATTGGGAATTCACCATCTCAGAGAACAATTCCTCCAAAAATTCATGAAGCTGGGCCTATTTTAGGAGAATTGACCGTGAAAGAACTTGAACAAGTTTCTGTATCTACTTCTCCTAGAAGGGCAAGGAGCAAGACACCTGAATCACCCGTTATAGGGACTATTGGAAGCTACTGGAGTCATACTGGACAGACCATAGATTCAGATTCGGGCTCCTCTTCTAGCAAAGGAATGTCGAACActacaaaagaaaatggagag GATGAGCGAAGGAAGTGGAATTGTGAGCCGCTTGAGGCAAGGTTGGACAGAATTGTTGCTCAAGTTTTAACTAGGTCGGATAGAGTGACTGCATTATAG
- the LOC8258636 gene encoding uncharacterized protein LOC8258636 isoform X3, protein MKSIMNDERDLACHKTLAEETVSNCFWVLDLDFQEMAISSQSGENNMEPLGRKSLERVVSQRALQMSSSFPCQLCVVGFLCGVCLTSLFLAALTSLGTFAFGGISFSAVSIRNSSPWNSSSEFINVAASTDCKFKLMETERWDDSQRTHDEKVSLLHSAWSALLSESVDVEFENFQNLGLSKSAVPNGPHLENCKLSAQINKRLDKQAENESFPPWTTWKGLLDMHPASTANEQLRYYRHQAISEGAYPPWISGSDEDNYPLTRKVQRDIWIHQHPPNCKDPNVKFLVADWEKLPGFGIGAQLVGMSGLLAIALKDKRVLVTSYYNRADHDGCKGTSRSSWSCYFFPETSQECRDHALELMANKEAWENGSITTKENYNSKEIWTGRTPRIWGDPWSYLQPTTEINGSLITFHHKMDRRWWRAQAIRYLMRFQTEYTCGLMNVARNAAFGKEVAKMVLASLEDKWPKEVTNKPVSDIQRFVWSSHKPWVPRPLLSMHVRMGDKACEMKVVEFEEYMHLADQLRRQFPHLNSIWLSTEMQEVIDK, encoded by the exons ATGAAATCAATCATGAATGATGAAAGAGAT TTGGCATGCCATAAAACGCTAGCAGAGGAGACAGTTTCAAATTGCTTTTGGGTTCTTGATcttgattttcaagaaatggCTATTAGTAGTCAAAGTGGAGAAAATAATATGGAGCCGTTGGGTCGGAAATCACTTGAAAGAGTAGTTTCACAAAGAGCTCTGCAAATGAGTAGTTCATTTCCATGTCAACTTTGCGTGGTGGGTTTTCTCTGTGGAGTTTGTCTCACTTCTTTGTTCTTGGCTGCTCTTACTTCCCTTGGGACTTTTGCGTTTGGTGGGATTTCATTTTCTGCTGTTTCGATAAGGAATTCATCACCATGGAATTCAAGTTCTGAGTTTATCa ATGTGGCGGCAAGTACAGACTGTAAATTTAAACTAATGGAAACGGAGAGATGGGATGATTCACAAAGGACACATGATGAGAAAGTCTCATTATTGCATTCAGCTTGGAGTGCATTGTTATCTGAATCAGTAGATGTAGAATTTGAAAACTTTCAGAATCTTGGACTGAGCAAGTCTGCTGTACCTAATGGGCCTCATTTGGAGAACTGTAAATTGAGTGCACAAATAAATAAGCGTCTCGATAAACAAGCTGAAAATGAGAGCTTCCCTCCTTGGACAACTTGGAAGGGATTGTTAGACATGCACCCAGCATCCACAGCCAATGAGCAACTTAGGTATTACAGGCATCAAGCCATATCGGAAGGTGCTTATCCTCCTTGG ATCAGTGGATCAGATGAAGACAATTATCCTCTTACTAGGAAAGTGCAACGTGACATATGGATCCATCAGCATCCACCAAACTGCAAGGATCCTAATGTAAAATTTCTTGTAGCTGACTGGGAGAAATTACCTGGCTTTGGCATCGGAGCACAGCTAGTTGGAATGTCTGGGCTTCTTGCTATTGCATTAAAGGATAAAAGAGTCCTTGTTACGAGCTACTATAATCGAGCTGACCATGATGGCTGTAAGG GTACTTCTCGTTCTAGTTGGTCTTGCTACTTCTTTCCAGAAACATCCCAAGAATGTCGAGATCATGCCCTTGAGCTTATGGCCAATAAAGAAGCATGGGAAAATGGAAGCATAACTACAAAAGAGAACTAtaattcaaaagaaatatgGACTGGTCGAACTCCTAG GATATGGGGTGATCCCTGGAGTTATTTGCAGCCAACAACAGAAATTAATGGGAGTTTGATCACTTTTCATCATAAGATGGATCGTAGGTGGTGGAGAGCTCAG GCGATACGCTATTTAATGAGATTTCAAACTGAGTATACATGTGGCTTGATGAATGTTGCTCGTAATGCTGCATTTGGAAAGGAAGTTGCAAAGATGGTTCTTGCCAGTCTTGAGGATAAATGGCCAAAG GAAGTGACAAACAAGCCAGTGTCAGATATTCAACGATTTGTATGGTCAAGTCACAAACCATGGGTCCCTAGGCCATTGCTAAGCATGCATGTAAGAATGGGAGACAAGGCATGTGAAATGAAGGTGGTTGAATTTGAAGAATACATGCACCTCGCGGATCAACTAAGACGGCAGTTTCCGCACTTGAACAGCATTTGGTTGTCAACTGAAATGCAG GAGgttattgataaatag
- the LOC8258636 gene encoding uncharacterized protein LOC8258636 isoform X1 produces MKSIMNDERDLACHKTLAEETVSNCFWVLDLDFQEMAISSQSGENNMEPLGRKSLERVVSQRALQMSSSFPCQLCVVGFLCGVCLTSLFLAALTSLGTFAFGGISFSAVSIRNSSPWNSSSEFINVAASTDCKFKLMETERWDDSQRTHDEKVSLLHSAWSALLSESVDVEFENFQNLGLSKSAVPNGPHLENCKLSAQINKRLDKQAENESFPPWTTWKGLLDMHPASTANEQLRYYRHQAISEGAYPPWISGSDEDNYPLTRKVQRDIWIHQHPPNCKDPNVKFLVADWEKLPGFGIGAQLVGMSGLLAIALKDKRVLVTSYYNRADHDGCKGTSRSSWSCYFFPETSQECRDHALELMANKEAWENGSITTKENYNSKEIWTGRTPRIWGDPWSYLQPTTEINGSLITFHHKMDRRWWRAQAIRYLMRFQTEYTCGLMNVARNAAFGKEVAKMVLASLEDKWPKEVTNKPVSDIQRFVWSSHKPWVPRPLLSMHVRMGDKACEMKVVEFEEYMHLADQLRRQFPHLNSIWLSTEMQEVIDKLEKYTDWKFYYSNVTRQVGNTTMAEYEASLGRQTSTNYPLVNFLMATEADFFIGALGSTWCFLIDGMRNTGGKVMAGYLSVNRDRFW; encoded by the exons ATGAAATCAATCATGAATGATGAAAGAGAT TTGGCATGCCATAAAACGCTAGCAGAGGAGACAGTTTCAAATTGCTTTTGGGTTCTTGATcttgattttcaagaaatggCTATTAGTAGTCAAAGTGGAGAAAATAATATGGAGCCGTTGGGTCGGAAATCACTTGAAAGAGTAGTTTCACAAAGAGCTCTGCAAATGAGTAGTTCATTTCCATGTCAACTTTGCGTGGTGGGTTTTCTCTGTGGAGTTTGTCTCACTTCTTTGTTCTTGGCTGCTCTTACTTCCCTTGGGACTTTTGCGTTTGGTGGGATTTCATTTTCTGCTGTTTCGATAAGGAATTCATCACCATGGAATTCAAGTTCTGAGTTTATCa ATGTGGCGGCAAGTACAGACTGTAAATTTAAACTAATGGAAACGGAGAGATGGGATGATTCACAAAGGACACATGATGAGAAAGTCTCATTATTGCATTCAGCTTGGAGTGCATTGTTATCTGAATCAGTAGATGTAGAATTTGAAAACTTTCAGAATCTTGGACTGAGCAAGTCTGCTGTACCTAATGGGCCTCATTTGGAGAACTGTAAATTGAGTGCACAAATAAATAAGCGTCTCGATAAACAAGCTGAAAATGAGAGCTTCCCTCCTTGGACAACTTGGAAGGGATTGTTAGACATGCACCCAGCATCCACAGCCAATGAGCAACTTAGGTATTACAGGCATCAAGCCATATCGGAAGGTGCTTATCCTCCTTGG ATCAGTGGATCAGATGAAGACAATTATCCTCTTACTAGGAAAGTGCAACGTGACATATGGATCCATCAGCATCCACCAAACTGCAAGGATCCTAATGTAAAATTTCTTGTAGCTGACTGGGAGAAATTACCTGGCTTTGGCATCGGAGCACAGCTAGTTGGAATGTCTGGGCTTCTTGCTATTGCATTAAAGGATAAAAGAGTCCTTGTTACGAGCTACTATAATCGAGCTGACCATGATGGCTGTAAGG GTACTTCTCGTTCTAGTTGGTCTTGCTACTTCTTTCCAGAAACATCCCAAGAATGTCGAGATCATGCCCTTGAGCTTATGGCCAATAAAGAAGCATGGGAAAATGGAAGCATAACTACAAAAGAGAACTAtaattcaaaagaaatatgGACTGGTCGAACTCCTAG GATATGGGGTGATCCCTGGAGTTATTTGCAGCCAACAACAGAAATTAATGGGAGTTTGATCACTTTTCATCATAAGATGGATCGTAGGTGGTGGAGAGCTCAG GCGATACGCTATTTAATGAGATTTCAAACTGAGTATACATGTGGCTTGATGAATGTTGCTCGTAATGCTGCATTTGGAAAGGAAGTTGCAAAGATGGTTCTTGCCAGTCTTGAGGATAAATGGCCAAAG GAAGTGACAAACAAGCCAGTGTCAGATATTCAACGATTTGTATGGTCAAGTCACAAACCATGGGTCCCTAGGCCATTGCTAAGCATGCATGTAAGAATGGGAGACAAGGCATGTGAAATGAAGGTGGTTGAATTTGAAGAATACATGCACCTCGCGGATCAACTAAGACGGCAGTTTCCGCACTTGAACAGCATTTGGTTGTCAACTGAAATGCAG GAggttattgataaattggaAAAGTACACGGATTGGAAGTTCTACTACAGCAATGTAACACGCCAAGTTGGGAACACGACAATGGCCGAATATGAAGCCAGTCTGGGCAGGCAAACCAGCACAAATTACCCGCTTGTTAATTTCCTGATGGCAACAGAAGCCGATTTTTTCATTGGAGCATTGGGTTCAACATGGTGCTTTCTCATAGATGGCATGAGAAATACTGGAGGGAAAGTAATGGCTGGTTACCTAAGTGTTAACAGAGATAGGTTCTGGTAG
- the LOC8258636 gene encoding uncharacterized protein LOC8258636 isoform X2 translates to MAISSQSGENNMEPLGRKSLERVVSQRALQMSSSFPCQLCVVGFLCGVCLTSLFLAALTSLGTFAFGGISFSAVSIRNSSPWNSSSEFINVAASTDCKFKLMETERWDDSQRTHDEKVSLLHSAWSALLSESVDVEFENFQNLGLSKSAVPNGPHLENCKLSAQINKRLDKQAENESFPPWTTWKGLLDMHPASTANEQLRYYRHQAISEGAYPPWISGSDEDNYPLTRKVQRDIWIHQHPPNCKDPNVKFLVADWEKLPGFGIGAQLVGMSGLLAIALKDKRVLVTSYYNRADHDGCKGTSRSSWSCYFFPETSQECRDHALELMANKEAWENGSITTKENYNSKEIWTGRTPRIWGDPWSYLQPTTEINGSLITFHHKMDRRWWRAQAIRYLMRFQTEYTCGLMNVARNAAFGKEVAKMVLASLEDKWPKEVTNKPVSDIQRFVWSSHKPWVPRPLLSMHVRMGDKACEMKVVEFEEYMHLADQLRRQFPHLNSIWLSTEMQEVIDKLEKYTDWKFYYSNVTRQVGNTTMAEYEASLGRQTSTNYPLVNFLMATEADFFIGALGSTWCFLIDGMRNTGGKVMAGYLSVNRDRFW, encoded by the exons atggCTATTAGTAGTCAAAGTGGAGAAAATAATATGGAGCCGTTGGGTCGGAAATCACTTGAAAGAGTAGTTTCACAAAGAGCTCTGCAAATGAGTAGTTCATTTCCATGTCAACTTTGCGTGGTGGGTTTTCTCTGTGGAGTTTGTCTCACTTCTTTGTTCTTGGCTGCTCTTACTTCCCTTGGGACTTTTGCGTTTGGTGGGATTTCATTTTCTGCTGTTTCGATAAGGAATTCATCACCATGGAATTCAAGTTCTGAGTTTATCa ATGTGGCGGCAAGTACAGACTGTAAATTTAAACTAATGGAAACGGAGAGATGGGATGATTCACAAAGGACACATGATGAGAAAGTCTCATTATTGCATTCAGCTTGGAGTGCATTGTTATCTGAATCAGTAGATGTAGAATTTGAAAACTTTCAGAATCTTGGACTGAGCAAGTCTGCTGTACCTAATGGGCCTCATTTGGAGAACTGTAAATTGAGTGCACAAATAAATAAGCGTCTCGATAAACAAGCTGAAAATGAGAGCTTCCCTCCTTGGACAACTTGGAAGGGATTGTTAGACATGCACCCAGCATCCACAGCCAATGAGCAACTTAGGTATTACAGGCATCAAGCCATATCGGAAGGTGCTTATCCTCCTTGG ATCAGTGGATCAGATGAAGACAATTATCCTCTTACTAGGAAAGTGCAACGTGACATATGGATCCATCAGCATCCACCAAACTGCAAGGATCCTAATGTAAAATTTCTTGTAGCTGACTGGGAGAAATTACCTGGCTTTGGCATCGGAGCACAGCTAGTTGGAATGTCTGGGCTTCTTGCTATTGCATTAAAGGATAAAAGAGTCCTTGTTACGAGCTACTATAATCGAGCTGACCATGATGGCTGTAAGG GTACTTCTCGTTCTAGTTGGTCTTGCTACTTCTTTCCAGAAACATCCCAAGAATGTCGAGATCATGCCCTTGAGCTTATGGCCAATAAAGAAGCATGGGAAAATGGAAGCATAACTACAAAAGAGAACTAtaattcaaaagaaatatgGACTGGTCGAACTCCTAG GATATGGGGTGATCCCTGGAGTTATTTGCAGCCAACAACAGAAATTAATGGGAGTTTGATCACTTTTCATCATAAGATGGATCGTAGGTGGTGGAGAGCTCAG GCGATACGCTATTTAATGAGATTTCAAACTGAGTATACATGTGGCTTGATGAATGTTGCTCGTAATGCTGCATTTGGAAAGGAAGTTGCAAAGATGGTTCTTGCCAGTCTTGAGGATAAATGGCCAAAG GAAGTGACAAACAAGCCAGTGTCAGATATTCAACGATTTGTATGGTCAAGTCACAAACCATGGGTCCCTAGGCCATTGCTAAGCATGCATGTAAGAATGGGAGACAAGGCATGTGAAATGAAGGTGGTTGAATTTGAAGAATACATGCACCTCGCGGATCAACTAAGACGGCAGTTTCCGCACTTGAACAGCATTTGGTTGTCAACTGAAATGCAG GAggttattgataaattggaAAAGTACACGGATTGGAAGTTCTACTACAGCAATGTAACACGCCAAGTTGGGAACACGACAATGGCCGAATATGAAGCCAGTCTGGGCAGGCAAACCAGCACAAATTACCCGCTTGTTAATTTCCTGATGGCAACAGAAGCCGATTTTTTCATTGGAGCATTGGGTTCAACATGGTGCTTTCTCATAGATGGCATGAGAAATACTGGAGGGAAAGTAATGGCTGGTTACCTAAGTGTTAACAGAGATAGGTTCTGGTAG
- the LOC8258636 gene encoding uncharacterized protein LOC8258636 isoform X4: MSNLGITGIKPYRKISGSDEDNYPLTRKVQRDIWIHQHPPNCKDPNVKFLVADWEKLPGFGIGAQLVGMSGLLAIALKDKRVLVTSYYNRADHDGCKGTSRSSWSCYFFPETSQECRDHALELMANKEAWENGSITTKENYNSKEIWTGRTPRIWGDPWSYLQPTTEINGSLITFHHKMDRRWWRAQAIRYLMRFQTEYTCGLMNVARNAAFGKEVAKMVLASLEDKWPKEVTNKPVSDIQRFVWSSHKPWVPRPLLSMHVRMGDKACEMKVVEFEEYMHLADQLRRQFPHLNSIWLSTEMQEVIDKLEKYTDWKFYYSNVTRQVGNTTMAEYEASLGRQTSTNYPLVNFLMATEADFFIGALGSTWCFLIDGMRNTGGKVMAGYLSVNRDRFW, encoded by the exons ATGAGCAACTTAGGTATTACAGGCATCAAGCCATATCGGAAG ATCAGTGGATCAGATGAAGACAATTATCCTCTTACTAGGAAAGTGCAACGTGACATATGGATCCATCAGCATCCACCAAACTGCAAGGATCCTAATGTAAAATTTCTTGTAGCTGACTGGGAGAAATTACCTGGCTTTGGCATCGGAGCACAGCTAGTTGGAATGTCTGGGCTTCTTGCTATTGCATTAAAGGATAAAAGAGTCCTTGTTACGAGCTACTATAATCGAGCTGACCATGATGGCTGTAAGG GTACTTCTCGTTCTAGTTGGTCTTGCTACTTCTTTCCAGAAACATCCCAAGAATGTCGAGATCATGCCCTTGAGCTTATGGCCAATAAAGAAGCATGGGAAAATGGAAGCATAACTACAAAAGAGAACTAtaattcaaaagaaatatgGACTGGTCGAACTCCTAG GATATGGGGTGATCCCTGGAGTTATTTGCAGCCAACAACAGAAATTAATGGGAGTTTGATCACTTTTCATCATAAGATGGATCGTAGGTGGTGGAGAGCTCAG GCGATACGCTATTTAATGAGATTTCAAACTGAGTATACATGTGGCTTGATGAATGTTGCTCGTAATGCTGCATTTGGAAAGGAAGTTGCAAAGATGGTTCTTGCCAGTCTTGAGGATAAATGGCCAAAG GAAGTGACAAACAAGCCAGTGTCAGATATTCAACGATTTGTATGGTCAAGTCACAAACCATGGGTCCCTAGGCCATTGCTAAGCATGCATGTAAGAATGGGAGACAAGGCATGTGAAATGAAGGTGGTTGAATTTGAAGAATACATGCACCTCGCGGATCAACTAAGACGGCAGTTTCCGCACTTGAACAGCATTTGGTTGTCAACTGAAATGCAG GAggttattgataaattggaAAAGTACACGGATTGGAAGTTCTACTACAGCAATGTAACACGCCAAGTTGGGAACACGACAATGGCCGAATATGAAGCCAGTCTGGGCAGGCAAACCAGCACAAATTACCCGCTTGTTAATTTCCTGATGGCAACAGAAGCCGATTTTTTCATTGGAGCATTGGGTTCAACATGGTGCTTTCTCATAGATGGCATGAGAAATACTGGAGGGAAAGTAATGGCTGGTTACCTAAGTGTTAACAGAGATAGGTTCTGGTAG
- the LOC8258635 gene encoding uncharacterized protein LOC8258635, whose protein sequence is MEAFSKYAHSPAHIAVARRDYAALRHVISTLPRLAKAGEVNTEEESLAAEERADAVSAVIDRRDVPGRETPLHLAVKLRDPISAEILMAAGADWSLQNEHGWSALQEAVCTREERIAMIIARHYQPLAWAKWCRRLPRIVASASRIRDFYMEITFHFESSVIPFIGRIAPSDTYRIWKRGSNLRADMTLAGFDGFRIQRSDQTFLFLGEGYSSEDGNTSLPPGSLIVLAHKEKEVTNALEGAGAQPTEAEVAHEVALMSQTNMYRPGIDVTQAELVPHLNWRRQERSEMVGNWKAKVYDMLHVMVSVKSRRVPGAMTDEELFAVDDEEKLVNGADNDEFDDVLTAEERKQLDSALRMGSSDGLCEDEEPGVIEFQENGSGGSYENGESNGSIKEKKSWFGWKNKGPKNNNDDPEDTKILKKFSKLAPEGGTQKSVDNQRSSSEFSRAEDLGDGKKGKDKGSKKKKKKVPGSESKHESEYKKGLRPVLWLTPDFPLQTDELLPLLDILANKVKAIRRLRELLTTKLPQGTFPVKVAIPIVPSIRVLITFTKFEELQPVEEFSTPLSSPAHFQDAKSKESEGSISWISWMRGSNGGQSSDSDSHRYKDEIDPFHIPSDYTWVDANEKKRRMKAKKSKSKKHRKQPVARGGDGGAHHLSEEVEE, encoded by the exons ATGGAAGCATTCTCCAAGTATGCCCACAGTCCTGCCCACATTGCAGTTGCACGGCGCGATTATGCAGCCTTAAGGCATGTTATTTCAACCCTCCCACGACTAGCTAAGGCTGGTGAAGTTAATACAGAAGAAGAATCTCTTGCTGCTGAGGAACGAGCTGATGCTGTTTCTGCTGTTATTGATCGCCGAGATGTTCCTGGCCGTGAGACTCCTTTGCATCTTGCTGTTAAATTGCGAGACCCTATCTCTGCAGAAATTTTGATGGCAGCTGGTGCAGATTGGAGTCTGCAGAATGAACATGGTTGGAGTGCTCTTCAAGAAGCAGTTTGCACAAGAGAGGAACGAATTGCAATGATAATTGCTCGGCATTATCAGCCTCTTGCTTGGGCAAAATGGTGTCGTAGGCTTCCACGTATTGTTGCCTCAGCTAGTCGCATTCGTGACTTTTACATGGAGATaacttttcattttgaaagttCAGTCATCCCATTTATTGGTCGCATTGCCCCATCAGATACTTATCGCATTTGGAAGCGTGGTTCTAACCTTCGTGCTGACATGACCCTTGCTGGATTTGATGGTTTTCGCATCCAAAGGTCAGATCAAACATTTCTATTCTTGGGGGAGGGATACTCTTCGGAGGATGGTAATACATCTTTGCCACCAGGTTCTTTGATAGTTCTTGCACataaggaaaaagaagttaCTAATGCTTTGGAGGGGGCTGGTGCCCAACCAACCGAAGCGGAAGTTGCCCATGAAGTGGCATTAATGTCTCAAACTAATATGTACAGACCAGGGATTGATGTCACTCAGGCAGAGCTTGTTCCTCATTTGAATTGGAGGCGACAAGAGAGGTCAGAGATGGTTGGAAATTGGAAGGCAAAAGTTTACGATATGCTTCACGTAATGGTAAGTGTGAAGTCAAGGCGGGTTCCTGGTGCGATGACGGATGAGGAGCTTTTTGCTGTGGATGATGAAGAAAAATTGGTAAATGGTGCTGATAATGATGAGTTTGATGATGTATTGACAGCAGAGGAGAGGAAGCAGTTGGATTCTGCCCTTCGTATGGGGAGTTCAGATGGCCTTTGTGAGGATGAGGAGCCTGGGGTCATTGAGTTCCAAGAAAATGGTTCAGGAGGTTCCTATGAAAATGGGGAATCTAATGGTTCCattaaagagaagaaaagttGGTTTGGTTGGAAGAACAAAGGTCCAAagaataataatgatgatcCTGAAGATACAAAGATCTTGAAGAAGTTTTCTAAGTTGGCGCCTGAAGGTGGGACCCAAAAATCTGTTGATAATCAAAGATCATCATCTGAGTTTTCTAGGGCTGAGGATTTGGGGGATGGGAAGAAGGGAAAGGATAAAGGCagcaagaagaaaaagaagaaagtgcCTGGTAGTGAGTCCAAGCATGAGAGTGAATACAAGAAGGGGTTAAGACCTGTCTTGTGGTTGACACCAGATTTTCCTTTGCAAACTGATGAGCTCCTGCCTTTACTTGATATATTAGCCAACAAGGTTAAGGCTATTAGAAGGCTTAGGGAGCTTTTGACAACTAAACTACCTCAAGGAACATTTCCTGTCAAG GTTGCGATCCCTATTGTCCCAAGTATTCGGGTGCTTATTACTTTTACAAAGTTTGAGGAGCTTCAGCCAGTGGAGGAGTTCTCAACCCCTCTTTCCAGCCCAGCACATTTCCAGGATGCCAAATCAAAGGAATCAGAAGGGTCCATATCATGGATTTCATGGATGAGAGGGAGTAACGGTGGCCAATCAAGTGATAGTGATAGTCACAGGTATAAAGATGAGATTGACCCATTTCACATACCATCAGACTATACATGGGTTGACGCCAATGAGAAGAAGCGCCGCATGAAGGCCAAGAAGTCCAAGAGCAAGAAACACAGAAAACAGCCAGTAGCCAGAGGTGGGGATGGTGGAGCACATCATTTGAGTGAAGAGGTGGAAGAATAA